The genome window ATTCACTGGATAAGATTGATACAGGGACAACACTGGTAAACAAGAGCGGTGAAGCATTAAAAGAGATTATGCAGTCAATACAGGAGTTGTATAAAACTATAACCGAGATAGCTACAGCAAGCGACGAACAGAAACAGGGTATTGACCAGATTAATGTAGCAGTATCGGATTTAGATACTATGACACAGCAGAATGCGGCACTGGTGGAAGAGACAGCCAGTGCAAGCGAGGAGATGGCAAATCAGGCACAGGAGCTTGCAAGCATGATGGAACGGTTTGTAATACGTGAAGAAATAAGTGAAAAAGTATTTGGGAGCAAGCACAAGGAATTGCATTTGCACGCAGCGGATGCAGGGAAGAAGGCGGCAGTGAAGAGAATGGAAAAGCCAAAGGTAAAAGAAGAAAAGAAAGAAGCACCATTATCAGAGGAAAAGAAAGAAAAAGGTCCTAATAATAAGCTTATAGATGATGGATTTGAAGAGTTTTAATAACGGTTATTGGAGGAAAATACATGGCGGATGATGCCATAAAGCAGGTTTTTTTGGCTGAGACAAAGGAACTGCTGGAAAACTTAGAAAATGATATAGTCCGTTATGAGGAAACAAAAGATCCTGAACTCATCCATTCAATATTCAGGTATGTGCATACATTAAAGGGTGGTTCGGGGATGGCAGGGTATGAGGACGTATATCAGTTTACTCATGCCCTGGGGAATATTCTGGATTCAGTGCGAAATGGTGTGCTTCCCATGAATGACCTTTTAGCGGATATAGTATTTGCCAGCATTGATGTAATCAGATTGCGCCTGTATTCTGAAGAAGATCCATCAAAGTTTGAAGAAAAGTTTGCAATATTACAAGCAAAAATTAATGATATTGAATCAATTCTTCAGATAAAAGAAGAAAAAACAGTTAAAGAAGAAAAAACTGAAGAAATACAGCCAGTCTATAACTTTTTCAGGGTAAAAGCTAAATTCAGGGAAGATATATTTAAATCGGGCATTGATCCGCTTATCATCATTGAAGACTTAGCTTCTTTAGGAAAGATTGTTGAGTTACGCGTCAACCGTAATGATGTGCCGCTACTTGAAAATCTTGATCCTGAAAAATGTTATCTTTCCTGGGATGTTATCCTTAAAACCAAAAGCAAAGAAGAAGCTCTTGATGATGTATTTATTTTTGTGCGTGATGATAATGAAATTACCATAACCAACGTAACCAAAAATTATGTGGCACAGCCTGTAGTAGAGGATGTCCCCAAATTGGGCGAGTTATTATTGTCAAAGGGCATGCTTACTGAAAAAGAGTATGACGATGTATTGAGTGAGCATGAAAAGACAAAGAAAAAAGTTGGGGAGATAGCTGTTACCAAAGGATATGTAGAGGACAATGATATATCATTGGCACTCAAGGAGCAGGAGAGTATTAAGAAACATTTGAGTACTTCAACATTGAGAGTTGATGCCAAAAAGGTTGATAACCTCATGAACCTTTTGGGTGAAATGGTCATTGGTTTTTCGGGGATTAAACGTATAGCTGAAGAGATAGAAGATGAAAAGGCATATCGGTTAAACAATGCTCTGTATGGTGTTGACCGCATCATCCGTGAATTTCAGGAACATCTTATGCGAATCCGCATGGTCCCTATTGGGCCCGTGTTTGAGCAGTTCAGGCGTTTTATCCGTGATACAGCAAAATCCCATGGGAAAGTCATTCACCTGGAAATTGCAGGTGGTGATACTGAGATCGATAAAACAGTCATTGAACGCATCAATGATCCGTTAAAGCATCTAATACGCAATGCGATAGATCATGGAATAGAAAGCCCCCAACAGCGCCAGGCCAAAGGGAAGCCTCAGGAAGGTACAATAGTGCTGAAAGCATATCATCAGGAAGGAAATATTTTTATTGAGATAAGCGATGATGGTCAGGGCATTGATAGAGAGAAGGTGCTGCAAAAGGCTATATCATCAGGAATTGTAAGTAAACATGAGGATTTGCCGGATGTAAAAATATATGATTTCCTTTTTGCCCCCGGTTTTTCCACTGCCGAATCAGTTGGGGATCTTTCTGGAAGAGGTGTGGGGCTTGACGTGGTCAAAACCAACATTGAAGCATTGCGTGGTAGTGTTGAGGTGTTCAGCGAAGCCGATAAAGGAACAACATTTAGAATCAAGCTTCCTTTGACACTGGCAATAATAGATGGAATGCTGGTAAAGGTGGCGCATGAAACATTCATTATTCCAATACTTTCAATAATTGAAAGCGTCAAACCAGGAAAAAAAGACATAAAAACTGTTGAGAATAAGGGCGAAGTTGTTCATGTCAGGGGTGAATATGTCCCTTTAGTCAGGCTTCATAGAGAATTTAAATTGCCCCAAACTATTGAAAATCCATGGGATGGCCTTGTGGTCATTGTTGAGTCAGAGGGGAAGGCATTAGGGCTTGTTGTTGATGAACTTGTTGGTCAGCAACAGATTGTAATAAAGAGCCTGGACAGGGAAATAACTTCTTCCCGAGCAATATCCGGTGCAGCAATATTGGGTGATGGAACTATTGCCCTGATTATTGACGTACATGGTTTTGTAAGTTCGTAACCATAGTTCAGGACTAACAGGATATGATGAATGTAATTGCCCACGAACAATCCATCAAGGAACATTATGATTACCTCAAAGAGTTAAAAGGTAATACTGGTGCTCTGTTTTCTGAACTGATCCAGCACTTTACAATAACTAATAAGCGGATCGATGAATTCTTTTCCATGATCCGCCCTTATGTATATTATTTTTATTCCACTGATGAAAACCTTCCTGATACTTTTTTGCATGATGTTATAATTGGTACCAACAACGAGATGAATGGGTATATTGATACCATTGTGAAATATATGATAGCTGATAGGGAAACCAATAAGGAAGTGGAGAATGCAATTAATAAAACACTAACGTTGAGTAATAGCGTTGCTATGATACTGGATGCAGTGGAAGCAATTGATTTATATGCAAAAAACACCATGATAATTTCCATTAAGGCAGGTGAAGAAGGCTCTACGCTTACAACCATAGCAGTGGAGATGTCACATTTAGCTGATATGGTTAATGATGTTTCCAGTGAATTCCAGGAAATTATTGTATATTTGGATGGATTACGGACAAAATTTAGCAACACCTGTCAGACAGTTGATATTATTATAGAAAACTATCTCACACATTTGCAGATTAAGATGAATAACACAATCCGTGAAATTATTGATCATCAGAAGAAGCTATCATATAATGTTGAGTCAATTGTTAGTTTTGCTGATAAGTTAAAAAGCAGTATCCACAAAATATTACAGGAATTTCAAGTAGAGGATATATTCCGCCAGGATATTGAAAAAATATTATTTACCATTGAAGCGCTGGATGACGGTGGCATTGATGACAGTGAAAAGGATATACTCCTGTGGGGGATGTATCAAAAGTTGCTATCGCTACGGCATGACCTTATGCATTTATATACCACTACAGGGGAAAACCTATATACAATGAAAAGTAATGTTGAGGTGATAGCAAACGATTATACAAAAGCTTCCGAAACAGTATTTGAAGGTGATGAATTTGCCATTGAAAAAGTATATAATTCACTGGAAATGTTACAACACGAAACTATACAGTACATAGAAGATATTCTTGCCAAGAAGTCTTCATTGCTTGAGATATCCAGTGATGTATTGATGCAGTTACATAAGTTTCAGGAGTTTTTTAATAAAATACAGGATGTGGTGCGTAAGTTTGATGTGGTGAATATGTTAACACGGATTGAGCTTGCACGACATCAGCAGTTGCAGAAAACCATTGCTAGTTCGCTCAGTGATATTAGCATTATGCCAAAGAAGATTAAGAAAATAGTAGAGGAATCAGAAAATTTATACAAGGATGTTATTGCCACTATGGAGTCTACGTATCTAACATACAAAGAAGCTATGGCTATTCAAGATACCATATTGCAAAATTGTGTATCCAATTTAAAAAAGGTTTCATTAAAATTATATGAATCAAAAAAGTATTACATTGATATATCACAGCAGATTGAAAGAAATGTAAATAGTTTACAGCAATTCTTAAACGAAAAGTCAGAACAGATAGAAACCTTAAAGAATATTGAAGAGAATATAAAACTGTTTTGCGATATGCTTGATGCTGCAGGGGTTGAAAAAAATATGCCTGAAATAGAAAAGATTAATAAAACAGTGGATAATCTTACAATGCTGTATGGCACAGATTATAAAGGTTTGATGTTGGTTTCACTTTTAAAAGAATATTCAACTATAAAGACGGAGGACACGGTTATAGTTTTTTAATTATATTCCAAAAGAAGTATTGGATTAGGATTAATGGTATTGAATAGCTGGAGTTGGAAATTCATACTATAACATGTAACAAATTTATTGTAATGATGTAATAATGAAATGCCAGGCCTAATTCAGTATGACTAAAACCATGTGGTGTTTATACAGGGGGCAATAAATGTATATAATAGAAGTTGATGAATTTGTAAATGTCAAACATGTAAAGCAGTTTGCTGATGAAGTGTTAACGGTATTGCGTACTGAAAAAGATATTGTCATTGATTTTACTAAATCCAAGCGTTTGGATTTATCGGTTGTGCAGGTAATTTTATCGTTATTGAAAACAGCTAAGCAATTGAATAAAACTGTTAAATTTAAGGGAGTTAATGATACCATTAAAAAGCAATTAAAGCTATGTGGTGTTATACGTTAATTTTTGTTGTTAAGTATTATTGTGAAAAGTATATTATAGCACAGGGGACTTTGAAAGCTGTTATGGTTAATTAATAGTGAAGCAAAGTCAATACAATCATTTTTAAGAGGAGCTTTATATGAAGCATATTGTAATCATTGATGACTCACCAACTATACGGACAAGTGTTGAATATACACTCAAAGATTCAGGATATGGTATGGTTCATGCTGAAAATGGTGTTGATGCATTGAATAAAATAAAGGATTTACTTTCTAAAGGTGAAGAAATTGCCTTATGTATTGTGGATATTAATATGCCACAGATGGATGGCATTACGTTTATTAAAAAGTTCAGGGAAAATGATAAATTTACTCCGGTTGTGGTGCTTACTACAGAAGCTGAAGAAGAAAAAATACAGGAAGGTAAAAAAGCAGGTGCTTCAGGGTGGATGATTAAGCCATTTAAGGCTGAACAGCTTCAATCAGTAGTCCATAAATTTTTGCGATAAGGGGGGGTATATGAATGTTGAAAATACAACAATAGAAAACAAGCCTGATACTGCTTCATCAGAACAATTTGTTACTTTCATTATTGGCAATGAAACGTATGGAATAGAAGTTCTTAAAGTGCAGGAAATTATTGGGATGACACACATCACCCATGTCCCCAATACTCTTTCATTTATGAAAGGTGTCATTAACCTAAGAGGCTCAGTAGTACCGGTTATAGATATGCGGAAAAAAATTGGGATGGAGGAGATAGAGTATAATGCCTTCACGGTGATAATTATTACCGAAGTTAAAGGTAAGCTTATTGGGATGATCGTTGATTCAGTTCAGGATGTGGTTACTATCCCGGTGCAAAAAATTCAGGATACCATGCGCTTTACATCACATGTTTCAACAGATTATATTAAAGGGATTGGGCAGATAGATGACAATTTAGTCATTATACTGGATGTGGATAAGCTGTTAACAAGCGAAGAATTAGCTCATATTAAAACAACATAAAATAATTTAGGCAGGTATGTTGGGATGATACGGGTTTTTGATGCAACCATTAAACAGCCAGTTGTAATTCTGGTGCCGGGGGATTACTTTGCTGCAGAAAATCAGGTGCTTTCTACAATAGTTGGAAGTTGTTTTGTTGTATGCCTGTACGACTCTATAAAAAAAATTGGTGGAATGGGGCATTGTTTATTGCCGGTATTATCTTCATTACAAATGAAAAAAGAAGATATATACAATTATAATATTAATTTCATGGAGCATATTATCGGTCAGATGGTTAAGTTAGGGGCTGATAGAAAGAATTTTATTGTCAAGGTATTTGGTGGTACGGGGACATCATATAATCATAAATTTACTACCGATTTTATTTCTGAGTACTGTAAAAACGAAAACATGTCTTTAGATGCTATTGATATTGGAGGCAATTATCGCCGCAAACTTTATTTTTTTTGCAACACAGGTAAAGTCCACCGGTATTTAGTTGAAGCCAATGACTCAGTTTCAGAATTTATTAAAATGGAAAAAGAATTTATTGATAAAGTATTAACGGATAAAGTTCAATATGGTAATGTTATATTATTTGAATAATATATGAATACCCCCTTTTATCAACAGTTGGACCAGCAGGATTTTGATTACATTAGAAATATTGTGTATAGGGAATCAGGTATAAAGCTTTCTGAAATGAAGCGTGCGTTGGTCCAATCGCGTTTGTTGCGTAGAATGCGCGAGTTAGGCATGCAACGCTATGATGAGTATTGTGACTTCCTCAGAGAAAATTATGATGATGAAATAGAAAACCTTATCAACTGTATAACTACCAACAAAACAGAATTTTTTAGAGAGCATGAGCATTTTTCTATATTGCAAAGAATTGTTGAACAAGAACTATCGCACAAAAATATTGCTGTATGGAGTGCAGGCTGCTCAACTGGCGAAGAAGCTTACAGCATTGCCATTGTGTTGTTTGAGAGTAACTTTAAAAAACAATTTACTATCATTGCAACAGATATTGATACCAGAGTTCTTGAAACAGCACGCAGTGGCATATACCCACTGGAAGTTGTACAAACACTTGATATAAGTCTATTAAAAAAATATTTTTTAAAAGGCAAAGATCAGTATGATGGATATGCAAAAGTAAAAAATTTTCTGAAGGAAAAAATTTCATTTCAACATCTGAATTTGCTTGAAGACAACTATCGCCTCAAAGGGCATTTTGATATTATATTTTGCCGCAATGTGATGATTTATTTTGATAAAGATGTTCAGATCAAAGTATTAAAAAAATTTTATGATTATTTACCAAAAGGTGGCTATCTTTTTTTAGGGTATGCTGAAGCGATAGTTAGTGCCAATCTACCTTTTCATTATGTAGCCCATTCGGTATATCAAAAACGATAACACATAATGCTATAGCAGTGTTAAAAGGGGTAGCCATGTATATACGCAATTCACATAGATTGAAGAAGCCACTTAAAGTTTTGTATCCAGGTGATTGTTATGTTAGCAATAAAGATGAATATATTGGAACATTGCTTGGGTCGTGTGTATCAGTATGCCTGTATGACCCTGTAAATAAAGTTGCCGGTATGAATCATTTTGTATTGCCAGGGAAGGTTGTACAGGCTCATACAAAGCAGAAAAAATCAGATGATAGTGATGAACAAAAAGAACTGTTAAAATATGGAACCAAGTCAATTGAAAATCTCATTTCACAGATGGAACAATATGGTAAAAGAGAAAATATTGTTGCTAAGATTTTTGGTGGAGGGAAAGTTTTAGATTATCAAACCACGCAATACGGTATATCAAATATGAATGTAAGAATTGCAAAGATTATACTTGAAATGGCCGATATTCCTATTGTAAGTGAAGATGTTGGTGGAACTGTTGCCCGTAAAATTATGTTTGATGTTGAAACAGGGCAAGCCTATTGTAAAAAATTAATAAAGGTTGAAGAAAAAGATAAAACTTTCACTATGGAGTTATCTCAGTTTGAATAAAATAAAAGTTTTGGTGGTTGATGATTCCGCAGTAATGCGTAAAACATTAACTGATATTCTTAATGGATCCAGTAAAATTGAAGTTGTTGGAACCGCACTTGATCCGTATATTGCTGTCAATAAAATAAAACAGCTTAATCCTGATGTATTAACCCTTGATATTGAAATGCCACGTATGGATGGGCTTACCTTTTTGCGAAAGCTCATGTTAGCAAATCCAATGCCGGTAATTATGGTCAGCGCATTTACTGATAAAGGTGCGTTGCAGACAATACAGGCTCTGGAATATGGTGCAGTAGATTTTATTTTAAAACCTCGCTCTGATGATAGTGCAGAATGGGACAGATTTGCAAATGAATTGCGTGAAAAGGTTATCACTGCTGCAAGCATTCAGTCAGATAGATTTACAGCACGGAGCAGGGAAAGGGCTATTGAGGTTGAAGAAAAATTTAGTGCTGATATAATTTTGCCAAAAACAGTAGCAAAGGTGAGGACTACTCACAGTGATGTCATTATTGCTTTAGGTGCATCCACAGGTGGTACCGAGGTTATTGCAAAGATTTTATCCAACCTGCATGAAAATGTGCCAGCTATTGCTATTGTACAGCATATGCCTGAAAAATTTACCGAAGCATTTGCTAACCGGGTGAATAATAATTCAAAGCTATATGTAAAAGAAGCTCAGAATGGTGACAGGTTATATCGGGGTACTGCACTCGTAGCTCCGGGGAATCGGCACATGCTGGTGAGATCTGATGCAAATGGATACTATGTTGAAATTAATGATGGACCCCCGGTGAACAGGCACAAACCATCGGTGGATGTGCTATTTCGTTCAGTAGCACAGAATGTGAGTAAAAGCGTAGGGATATTGTGTACTGGCATGGGTGCTGATGGTGCTGAAGGACTGGGTGAAATTTTACAGGCAGGGGGAGTAACTATTGCACAGGATGAAGCTTCTTCGGTTGTGTTTGGTATGCCACGTGAGGCTATCAAACGTGGTGCTGCGCAAAAAGTACTTAATATAGAACAGATGATTGCATATATTAATAATTTGTAATTGCAGTGATTATGTTAAAAATAATTAACTTTTTGCGGATTGTTAGGAAAACTTATCAATCAAAAAGTGATTTAATTTCTTTAAAATTCCGCTGTTGAATTATTTTCAACCTGAAATATTCAAAATCTTCATATCCATAGCCATTCTCTGTATGACTATTTAATATTTTGTTAAAATTTCCACATTTAGGAATAATTAACTGCGTTGATTTATAATTAATTATTGGTTGAAATTTAAATAATATATATTTATATTTGCAATAAATAAAGAAGCATAGCAATACTTTAGAGGGAAGGAAATTGTGACTTATGGAAAAAATTGAGGAAAAAGTGAACAGGTTAGAAGCAGCACTGGAAGAATTTACCCGTACAGTAGGGCTTGAATTTAACAAAGTTTATAACGCATTCATGTTAAGCCGTATGGAATATGAAAAGATTTCCCAGGATATTGCTCTGTTACAAAAACGGGTAGATTCAATTAGTGTACTTTTAGAATCGTTTATTGCTGAGTCTGAGAAACAAAGGCAGGAGGATAGGAAAAAGTTTAATGAATTTAAAGATGAGATGAAAGCTTTCAAAGATGAAATGAAGGAATTTAAAGATGGTGTGGTAGCATTTCAGCAGGAGATGAAGGAATTCAAAGATGAGATGAAGGCTTTCAAAGATGAAATGAAGGAATTTAAGGATGGTGTGGTAGCATTTCAGCAGGAGATGAAGGAATTCAAAGATGAGATGAAGGCTTTCAAAGATGAAATGAAGGAATTTAAGGATGGTGTGGTAGTTTTTCAACAGGAGATGAAGGAATTCAAAGATGAAATGAAGGAATTTAAGGATGGTGTGGTAGCATTTCAACAGGAGATGATAGAATTTAAAGATGAGATGAAAGCTTTCAAAGATGAGATGAAGGAGTTTAAAGATGGTGTGGTAGCCTTTCAGCAGGAGATGAAGGAATTTAAAGATGAAACAAAAGACTACAAAGCTGATACTTTATCTTTTAAAGAGGAGATGACGCAAGCCCACAGAAAGATGAATCAGCAGTGGGGCGAATTAGCCAATAAAATGGGCACCGTCGTTGAAGATATTATTTACCCGGCAACCCGTCCGGTGCTTGAAAAGTACTTTAATTGTGAATTAATCACTACAATGATGAATATAACACGTAAAAAAGAAGGTATAAAAGATGAGTTTGATGTCATTGCAGTAACGCATGATAAGGTATTTCTTATAGAAGTTAAAAGTACCTTGCGACAGCAGTACGTTGATGATTTTAAACAAAATAAGCTTTCACGGTTTAGATTTTTATTTGACGAATATAATGATAAGCAGCTAGTACCCATTCTTGCAAGCTTGCGGTATGAGGAAAGTATGCTCAATTACGTAACCAATCAAAATATATATGCAATGGCGTACCGTGAGTGGGATTATATGGATATTCTTAATTTTGATAAAATTAAAATGTAGTGTATCAATTTACTTAATCCCAAAAAATTCAATCAACCGTGTTTCTTCAAAAACTTTACGTAGTGATTGGCTTATTGCTATAATCTTTATGTCTTTACCATGTTTTTGTAAGTCCTGCTTTTTCCACATGAGATAACCCATAAGGGTGGATGGCAAATAAATAGTTTTTGACAAATCAAAATAGATAACAGTGGCACCAGCACCAAGCAAACGTTCAACGGCATATTCCACTTCAAGTTTGTCATCAGGCGTGGCTTTTTCACAGTGTAGCGTGATGGTGTTGTTTTCTACAGTTACCATAGGGTGTTATTGTACCAGGTATGCTTTGATTGTATTTGCATTTTGTAATATTAAAGTTTTATCTGTGGTATTATGGGTAACTGTTATATTATCACTACTATCAATATTATAAACATTTGAAGTTGGACCTGATATTGTAAAATTTATTGTTGCATTTGTATTTGAATATCTTGTCCCATCAGTGTCAATAACAGTTACCGATGCACTTCCATTATGAGAGCTAATAGTGGAAGATTGCCAGCTAATATAAACTTTAAAAGCTCTATTTGACTTAGGATCTTCTCCAAATGCTATTCCAACATAATCGGTGCCATTTATGTTTTTTTGGAATATAATTGCATAATCTCCTGATTTATTATCACCAAATTCAACATCGTAACTTGTTCCACTAATTACAGTATCAAATTTACTAACATCACCAGGTTGTATTTTAAATGCACTGCTTGAAGAGCTTTTAGAATCATCCCCACAGGAAGCAGTGGTTGCTATGGCTAATGCGCATACAAATAGGACAATAGTATTTTTCATAAGAAGTACTCCGTTGTTATAGTATCGGTTTTTATAGAATTAACATTTACAAATAAAATGTAATAGTACATCATGAGTCAATATAAACAAATCCACTTGAATGCATAAGTAAGCTTTCATTGGTCACTGGGTATATTAACGACTCATGTTAAGAACAATCAACCCACCATAATCACCATACTAAAATTCATGTCATAGCGTCAATATTTTTATGTCACCTGCAGTATATTTGGTATGTTTGTGAACTATTTGTTACATGCAAATATGCTTGCAAATAATACCTAAATATATAAATAGAAAAAGGATACTTTTGGGGGAATAGTATGAATATAGAAACCACTATGTGTATGTGCCACAATCATCTTGATGAATTGAAAAAGCATGCAAAACGCAATAATAGTATCCCCTGCTGCCAATTTTACTGGGGACCACCGCCAGAATTATTAAAACTAGCCAATGCCTGGCACCAAACCAACCCAAAAACAAATTTTTATTGACATACACAGCTGGATATTGGTACAATAAGGGCAATGTATCAAAGGATGGTGTTTATTTAAAGAAAAGGAGGTCGTGCACTTATGAATGGCGATGTACTTATCCAGAACATAATTAATCTTTTTGTAATGGCAATCATATTAGAAGCAGCAATAATGGCCATTTTCTCAATGTCGGCTTTTCGTGATATGAAAATGACCCGTGCAGTTGAAGCAACAAGGGATGTGATTATATTACTTGCAGCTTTTTTCCTGTGCTATAAGGTTGATGTGCTGCATGTCTTCAGAGGAACTGGTTTGAAAATACCAGTTCTTTTCGATATTATTATCAGTACACTTGTGCTGACACGTATGACCAATTTTGTGAGGCAGGTATTCAATCGTTTACGTCAGGATTAGTGTCAGTGGTTTTTTTTAGCAAAAGAGTACCAGGAGCAATAGTTTTTTTTCAGGAACTATCGCCTATAAAAGATTATTAGGAAATTTTTTAAATACCATACAACACAAAAAGCCGCACCACTAAAGGTGTGGTTATATTCTTACGGTTTCCGAAGGGGGCTACACGGTATCAGGATTTTTTAATTTTATTATCCACTGAGTAGCTGGTATTCATCACTTCGTTATATTTGTCAATAATTGCATTTGTGATGAGGTCCCGTGCTTCCTGAGTAATGGGGAAGAACAGGTCAATGTACTCACCATTTTTGCGCTTGTTTGACGGCATACCAATGAAGATGCCTTTGTCGCCTTTTACAATGCGCAAATTTTTAACAACAAACCTGTCTAACAAAGTGATGTTGGCAAACCCCAGAGTTTTCCCTAAATTATCCTTGGGAAACACCCTAACTTCGGTAATAATGTCGTTCATGTGATCACCACCATACCGTATGTATAATTTTGTTAAATATACAATATTGCCGTAGTTTACGTCAAGCAAAATAATTTTTTGTATTTTTGTATTATAATATTACTCTATGGCTTTTAGTGCTTAAAAATAGTCAAATTTTTATAATTATGCCTTGCATAGTATGTGCGATAGTTATGGATAAAAAAATCATAGTTTTCTAATGTATGATTTTCTGAATACCAGGCCAAACAATACTAACACCAGAAATAAAACCATGATTGGTGCCAGAGTGCACAGTGCAATATTGAATGCCAGTTCACGGAGTATCTGTGCTGAAATGAATGATACTGTATCGGACTGCTGAATCAATAAAAAAGGCAATAGTATAGCAGTAGTTCCAGGTAACAGGATTGTGGCTGAAGGAAAGATCAAAATCCGTTTTAGCCATAAAAATTTTTGTATTTTTTCTGCTGATGAAAATATAATAAATACTATATATAGTAATAATAGAATAATAGTTGTGTACACAAAATATTTGCCATACGAAAATATTTTTATTAAAGTTATTACAGTGTTAGCAGTATCACCCGAAAGTACAATATTGTGTTTATATATTACGCCGTTATCAAACCACAATCCTGCTTTTTTTAGATAGCGGCCACCTATAAATTCCCCAATTGCTGTATCAGCAAATGTAAATACTGCTATTAAAAAAGTTTTGTTTTTAAGGTTTGGCGTTTTTTTGATTTCTTCCACCAGGATATCGCTCAGAATATGTTTTTTAACGCCATTTTCATTTGTCCATAAACTTATTGTGATATCTGGCAAAAGAATTTGGTGAACCTTCTTAGGATACAT of Spirochaetota bacterium contains these proteins:
- a CDS encoding SpoVG family protein; the protein is MNDIITEVRVFPKDNLGKTLGFANITLLDRFVVKNLRIVKGDKGIFIGMPSNKRKNGEYIDLFFPITQEARDLITNAIIDKYNEVMNTSYSVDNKIKKS